The Lycium ferocissimum isolate CSIRO_LF1 chromosome 1, AGI_CSIRO_Lferr_CH_V1, whole genome shotgun sequence genome includes a region encoding these proteins:
- the LOC132065353 gene encoding uncharacterized protein LOC132065353 → MRWLKDGDRNTKFFHLYIEGRRKKLALHNIQNSQGDWISSNSDIGQEAVSFYQDQFRRQPTSTDYEMLKKIPTLITEEQNESLIALPSTNYEILNGDSTSGPDGFQDCSNSAYIVSNTQTDFVKERSIVENVLLPQEIIRDINKRNKLHNVVVKLDMAKAYDRVSWIYLTKVLKQFGFSDVVIHMSHRFFHSSRGLKQRDPLSPTLFIIAAEVLARNLNSLHEDSAFKGNYEKISYQLDNKDKSSFYLHEKVPVNIVRRVRRKTGMRKCSFPFTYLGCPVFYGRRKIVYYDSLIKKVMNKVMSWQNRMLSFGGRYILIAHVLQTMPVYLLFAMNPLKGVIDQLHKIFAKFFWSNTAGVKGKHWVAWDKMCLPKDEGVLCFRPLHDISKALFAKVCWNFRTSIYLWGAFTGNKYFLKPHHVIAQDKGASHAWKKIVAVREEVEHQIWWQLKSSTSSSWFDNRTKQCTLYFVDNELAIDEEIEVKKFISGGVWNLQKILAVLSSETVSHIQEDINPTLLDVDNNKAWWMCENNGKFIVKSAWEETRHKQESYAAYKYIWLKGLPIKISFSYGGAATAADDRTIMETNCTFQAAKYFLGYSCYPNVLNMEEKKFNQAWLPPDWPAVIDFLSNYKLKLQFCKVKWKMPQHGLKCNTDRASQGNLGHSSYAFYIRDDRRDVVYAQAN, encoded by the exons ATGAGATGGTTGAAGGATGGTGATAGAAATACAAAGTTCTTTCACTTATATATTGagggaagaagaaagaaactgGCATTGCACAACATTCAGAATAGTCAAGGGGACTGGATAAGCTCTAATAGTGACATTGGACAGGAGGCAGTTTCTTTTTATCAGGACCAGTTCAGACGTCAGCCTACTTCTACTGATTATGAGATGCTGAAGAAAATTCCTACATTGATCACTGAGGAACAAAATGAGTCACTAATAGCTCTCCCTAGTACCAATTATGAGATTCTTAATGGTGACAGTACCAGTGGACCAGATGGTTTTCAG GATTGTTCCAATTCTGCCTATATCGTCTCCAACACTCAAACTGATTTTGTTAAAGAAAGAAGCATTGTGGAGAATGTATTGTTGCCACAAGAAATCATCAGAGACATAAATAAGAGAAACAAACTGCACAATGTGGTTGTTAAACTTGATATGGCAAAAGCATATGACAGGGTTTCATGGATATATTTGACAAAAGTATTAAAGCAGTTTGGTTTTTCTGATGTGGTGATACATATG TCTCATCGCTTTTTTCACTCCTCAAGAGGACTGAAACAACGTGATCCACTTTCCCCAACTCTATTCATTATTGCAGCAGAAGTTTTGGCCAGAAACTTGAACAGTTTACATGAGGATTCTGCATTCAAGGG AAACTATGAGAAGATATCATATCAGTTGGACAATAAGGATAAGAGTTCTTTCTATTTGCATGAGAAAGTTCCAGTTAATATTGTGCGTAGAGTAAGAAGAAAAACTGGAATGAGGAAATGCTCCTTCCCTTTTACATATCTGGGGTGTCCAGTCTTCTATGGTAGAAGGAAGATTGTCTATTATGATAGTCTTATCAAAAAGGTTATGAATAAAGTGATGTCTTGGCAAAACAGAATGCTTTCATTTGGTGGAAGATACATTTTGATTGCACATGTACTACAAACAATGCCTGTTTATTTATTGTTTGCAATGAATCCTTTGAAAGGGGTCATAGATCAATTACATAAGATTTTTGCCAAGTTCTTTTGGAGTAATACTGCTGGTGTGAAAGGAAAGCATTGGGTTGCTTGGGACAAAATGTGTCTGCCAAAGGATGAGGGGGTTCTTTGCTTCAGACCTCTCCATGACATATCAAAAGCACTTTTTGCAAAAGTCTGTTGGAACTTCAGAACTTCAATCTATTTATGGGGAGCATTTACGGGAAACAAGTACTTCTTAAAGCCGCATCATGTAATTGCTCAAGACAAAGGAGCTTCACATGCATGGAAGAAGATAGTGGCCGTTAGAGAGGAAGTTGAACATCAGATATGGTGGCAATTGAAATCAAGTACTTCTAGCTCGTGGTTTGATAATCGGACAAAACAATGCACTTTATACTTTGTAGATAATGAGCTAGCTATTGATGAAGAAATAGAAGTAAAGAAGTTTATATCTGGTGGAGTATGGAATCTGCAAAAAATATTGGCAGTTCTCTCTTCAGAAACTGTTTCTCATATTCAGGAAGACATAAATCCAACACTGCTGGACGTTGATAATAACAAGGCATGGTGGATGTGTGAAAACAATGGTAAATTCATTGTCAAAAGTGCATGGGAGGAAACAAGACATAAGCAGGAGAGCTATGCAGCATACAAATACATCTGGTTAAAGGGATTGCCTATTAAGATAAGTTTTTCCTATGGAGG GGCTGCAACTGCAGCAGATGATCGTACTATAATGGAAACCAACTGCACCTTCCAAGCTGCAAAGTATTTTTTAGGCTATTCCTGCTATCCTAATGTGCTaaatatggaagagaagaaattcAATCAAGCATG GCTTCCTCCAGACTGGCCTGCCGTTATAGACTTTTTGAGCAATTATAAACTAAAACTGCAATTTTGCAAAGTAAAATGGAAGATGCCACAGCATGGTCTGAAATGCAACACTGATAGGGCATCACAAGGAAATTTGGGTCATAGTTCATATGCTTTTTATATTAGAGATGACAGAAGAGATGTTGTTTATGCACAGGCCAACTAG